ATGACTAAAACTGCTCAATCGGTATGGGAAAACTGTTTGTCCTTTATAAAGGATAATATTCAAGACCAAGCATATAAAACTTGGTTCGAACCAATCAAATCAGTTGAGCTAACCGACAACGCATTATATATTCAAGTTCCAAGTAAATTTTTCTACGAATGGCTCGAAGAGCATTACGTAAAATTATTGAAAGTTGCGCTTACCAAAGAACTGGGAAAAAACGCAAAGTTACTCTATAAAATTAAAATGGAGAACACTTATGGAAATAAACAGCCGTTTACCGAGCAGCTGCCAAGTTCCAACAGAGTTCCAATGAAACCACAAGAGGTTGACGCTCCATTTAAAAATTTAAATCCTGAATTAAAAAATCCGTTTGTAATTCCTGGAATCAGAAATTTAAAAATTGAGTCTCAGTTAAATCCGAACTACAGTTTTGATAATTTCTTAGAAGGAGATTCAAACCGTTTGGCTCGTTCTGCAGGTATGGCTGTTGCCAATAAACCTGGAGGAACTTCATTTAATCCGTTATTGATTTTTGGAGGAGTTGGTTTAGGAAAAACGCACTTAGCGCATGCTATAGGCGTAGAAGTAAAAGATAAATACCCTGAAAAAACGGTTTTATACATTTCTGCTGAGATTTTCACACAACAATATATTGATTCGGTAAAAAAGAATAATCGTAATGATTTCATTCACTTTTACCAATTAATTGACGTTTTAATTATTGACGACGTTCAGTTCTTATCAGGTAAATCAGGAACTCAGGATGTATTCTTCCATATTTTCAACTATTTACATCAAAACGGAAAACAAGTAATCTTAACTTCAGACAAAGCTCCTGTTGACATGCAGGATATCGAACAAAGATTATTGTCCCGTTTTAAATGGGGATTATCTGCAGAATTACATCAGCCAGATTACGAAACGCGTATTTCGATCTTAAAAAACATCTTATATCGTGATGGTGTAGAAATGCCGGAAGATATTTTAGAATATGTTGCTCGTAACATTAAAAGTAACGTTAGAGAGCTTGAAGGAGCTATTATTTCGTTAATTGCTCAATCTTCTTTCAACAAAAAAGAAGTTACGATTGAATTAGCAAAAAGTGTTGTCGAGAAATTTGTTAAAAATGTAAAAAGAGAAATCTCTATCGATTATATCCAAAAAATCGTTTCAGATTATTTCCAATTAGATATCGAGACACTTCAATCTAAAACCCGAAAGAGGCACGTGGTACAAGCAAGACAATTAGCGATGTTTTTTGCTAAAAAATTCACTAAGGCTTCTTTAGCTAATATTGGTTCACAAATTGGAGACCGTGATCACGCCACTGTTCTTCATGCTTGTAAAACAGTCGATAACTTAGTTTCTACAGACAAACAATTTAAAAAGTTTGTGGAAGACATTAATAAAAAACTAACGCTTTAAGACGCATCATGCCTGTAAAAATCTTAATGGTTTGTTTAGGGAATATCTGTAGATCTCCTTTAGCAGAAGGAATTTTAGCTTCTAAATTACCTAAAGATAAATTCTTTGTCGATTCGGCAGGAACAGGTTCCTGGCATGTTGGACATTGTCCAGACAAACGCTCTATTGAAGTTGCAAAAAAATACGGCATCAATATCAGCGAACAAAAAGGAAGACAAATCAAAACCAGTGATTTTGATGAGTTTGATTACATCTATGTAATGGACAATTCCAATTTTAATGATGTAACTCACCTTGCCAAAAGACCTGAACACAAAAATAAAATTCATTTAATTCTTAATGAATTATTTCCAGACGAAAATGTAGATGTTCCAGATCCTTATTTTGGTGCTACAAACGGATTTGAAAATGTTTATCAAATGCTTGACGAAGTAACCGATATCATCGCGGATAAACTAATCAAAAAACACGCTTAACTTCAATTCAATTGTTTCTAAAACAGAAATGATTGAATTTTTTAATTTTAATCCAATACACATGAAACTTCTAGGAAAACTATATTTAATTCCAACTACAATGGGCGAAAGCGATCCAATGGACGTTTTACCACAAACTGTAAGAAGAACTATAGAAGTTATTGACCATTATATTGTTGAAAATGATAAAACTGCCAGAAAATCAATCAAAGCGGTTTATCCTGAAAAAAAACAATCTGAATTGGTGCTTTTTACCCTTAATAAACGTACCGAAACCAGCGAACATTTAGAATTCATAAAACCTTTATTAGAAGGAAAAAATATGGGTTTAATGAGTGAAGCTGGCTGTCCGGGCGTTGCAGATCCTGGTGCTGTCATTGTAAAACTGGCGCATGAAAAAGGAATTCAGGTTGTACCGTTGGTTGGGCCTTCTTCTATCCTATTGGCTATGATGGCTTCCGGAATGAACGGGCAAAGTTTTACTTTTAATGGTTATTTACCAATTGATAAAGACGAAAAGAAATCAGCAATTCGTCATTTTGAGAAATTATCTTATGACAAAAATCAATCGCAACTATTCATTGAAACTCCATACAGAAATAATAAACTGATTGAAGATCTTTTGCAGATTTTAAATCCATCAACACATTTGTGCATTGCTGCTGATATTACTTTACCAACAGAATTTATCAAAACAATGAAAATTTCGGATTGGAAGAAGTTAAAAATTGATATTGATAAACGTCCTGCGATTTTTATTATTCATAAAATGTAGACTAAACTTAAAACCACCTTATGAAAAAGCTTTTAATTTTAGTTTTGATTAGTTTTACACAAAGTGTATTTTCTCAAAGAGAAATCAGAAGAGCTCCCGAACCTCAGAAAGATCTAAATGGAAATATTATTCCTCCTAACGAAATCGACATTTATAATCCTGTCGGGATTGACGTAAAGCCTGAATTCCCTGGAGGGACACAAAAATTTCATCAATTTATAGATGAAAACTATAAAAAACCAAACAAGAAACCAACTCCTCAAGGAAAAGTATTTGCCACTTTTATTATTGAAATAAATGGTTCATTAAGTGATATAAAAATCCTCCGAGATATTGGATATGGCACTGGGGAGGAATTAGTTAGAGTTCTAAAATTATCTCCTAAATGGAAACCTGGAAAACTAAACCATAAAGAAGTCAGAACTTTGTATTCATTAGTATTTCCTGTGCAACAATAAGATTACAATTTAGCTTCCTCACTTATCCAATAACTATGAGTAAACTCCCTAACGTAACCACAAGCATTTTCACGGTAATGTCAAAAATGGCAGCCGAATACAATGCCATAAATCTTTCGCAGGGATTTCCAAACTTTCCTGTAGACGAGAGATTAACCGATATTGTAGCGAGATTAGCAAAAGAAAACGTTCACCAATATACACCAATGGCAGGTTATCCTCCATTGATGAACAAAATTGCAAAACTAACTCAGGAATCTTATAACAAAATCATCAATCCTGACTTAGAACTTTTGATAACAGCGGGTGCGACACAGGGAATTTTCACTACGATTCTGGCTTTAGTAAAAGAAAATGATGAAGTAATTATTCTAGATCCAAGTTATGATTCTTACGAATCTCCTGTTTTATTATGCAAAGCAAAACCTGTTCGGGTTGCCCTAAACGATGATTATACGCCAAATTGGGAAAGAATTGAAAAAGCTTGTTCTGAAAAGAGTAAGATGATCATCATCAATAATCCGCATAATCCGACGGGAAAAATTTTAACGGAAGCCGATTTTCTCGAATTAGAAAAAATCCTTTCCAAATATCCAGAAATCATTATTTTATCTGATGAAGTATATGAATACATCACTTTTGAAGAAAAACACATTTCTGCACACACCAAAAGTTTTCTTTTAGACCGCTGTGTAACGGTTTCCTCTTTTGGAAAATCATTTCATATCACAGGCTGGAAAATTGGTTACACGATTGCACCTGAATATTTAATGAAAGAAATCAAAAAAGTACATCAATTTTTAGTTTTCAGCGTCAATAGCATTTCGCAGTTTGCTATCAACGAATATTTAGATGTTGTTGACGTAAATTTGTTAGGGAAATTCTATCAGGAAAAAAGAGATTATTTCCAGAAACTGCTTCAAAACAGCCGATTCGAATTAAAACCCTGCGAAGGAACTTATT
This portion of the Flavobacterium panacagri genome encodes:
- the dnaA gene encoding chromosomal replication initiator protein DnaA codes for the protein MTKTAQSVWENCLSFIKDNIQDQAYKTWFEPIKSVELTDNALYIQVPSKFFYEWLEEHYVKLLKVALTKELGKNAKLLYKIKMENTYGNKQPFTEQLPSSNRVPMKPQEVDAPFKNLNPELKNPFVIPGIRNLKIESQLNPNYSFDNFLEGDSNRLARSAGMAVANKPGGTSFNPLLIFGGVGLGKTHLAHAIGVEVKDKYPEKTVLYISAEIFTQQYIDSVKKNNRNDFIHFYQLIDVLIIDDVQFLSGKSGTQDVFFHIFNYLHQNGKQVILTSDKAPVDMQDIEQRLLSRFKWGLSAELHQPDYETRISILKNILYRDGVEMPEDILEYVARNIKSNVRELEGAIISLIAQSSFNKKEVTIELAKSVVEKFVKNVKREISIDYIQKIVSDYFQLDIETLQSKTRKRHVVQARQLAMFFAKKFTKASLANIGSQIGDRDHATVLHACKTVDNLVSTDKQFKKFVEDINKKLTL
- a CDS encoding low molecular weight protein-tyrosine-phosphatase; protein product: MPVKILMVCLGNICRSPLAEGILASKLPKDKFFVDSAGTGSWHVGHCPDKRSIEVAKKYGINISEQKGRQIKTSDFDEFDYIYVMDNSNFNDVTHLAKRPEHKNKIHLILNELFPDENVDVPDPYFGATNGFENVYQMLDEVTDIIADKLIKKHA
- a CDS encoding SAM-dependent methyltransferase, whose product is MKLLGKLYLIPTTMGESDPMDVLPQTVRRTIEVIDHYIVENDKTARKSIKAVYPEKKQSELVLFTLNKRTETSEHLEFIKPLLEGKNMGLMSEAGCPGVADPGAVIVKLAHEKGIQVVPLVGPSSILLAMMASGMNGQSFTFNGYLPIDKDEKKSAIRHFEKLSYDKNQSQLFIETPYRNNKLIEDLLQILNPSTHLCIAADITLPTEFIKTMKISDWKKLKIDIDKRPAIFIIHKM
- a CDS encoding energy transducer TonB — protein: MKKLLILVLISFTQSVFSQREIRRAPEPQKDLNGNIIPPNEIDIYNPVGIDVKPEFPGGTQKFHQFIDENYKKPNKKPTPQGKVFATFIIEINGSLSDIKILRDIGYGTGEELVRVLKLSPKWKPGKLNHKEVRTLYSLVFPVQQ
- a CDS encoding methionine aminotransferase, which codes for MSKLPNVTTSIFTVMSKMAAEYNAINLSQGFPNFPVDERLTDIVARLAKENVHQYTPMAGYPPLMNKIAKLTQESYNKIINPDLELLITAGATQGIFTTILALVKENDEVIILDPSYDSYESPVLLCKAKPVRVALNDDYTPNWERIEKACSEKSKMIIINNPHNPTGKILTEADFLELEKILSKYPEIIILSDEVYEYITFEEKHISAHTKSFLLDRCVTVSSFGKSFHITGWKIGYTIAPEYLMKEIKKVHQFLVFSVNSISQFAINEYLDVVDVNLLGKFYQEKRDYFQKLLQNSRFELKPCEGTYFQVASYAAISEQDDVTFCKNLIINHGVAAIPISTFYSDHKDQKLIRFCFAKDDFTLESAAKKICDI